The genomic window TCGATTACATCGAGATCATCGAGAACGAGGTCGTGCGCTGCAAGCAGATCGTGGACCAGCTGCTCGACTTCAGCCGGCCCAAGCAGCTGGCCAAGTCGCCGGTGGACCTCAACGAGGTGGTGGAGAAGACGCTCTTCCTGATGAAGCACCACGGCGGCTTCCGGAAGATGACGCTGGTCAAGGAGCTCGAGCCCTCGCTCGCCGTCGTCCCGCGCGGCAACGCGGAGCAGCTGGTGCAGGTGCTGATGGCGCTGATCATCAATGCCACCGACGCCATTGGCGGCCATGGCACGATCACCCTGCGCACGCGCGCCGGCCCGACACCGGCCGACGGGGCGATCGTGGAGGTGGCGGACACCGGCCACGGCATCCCGCGCGCCGAGCTGTCAAAGATCTTCGAGCCGTTCTACACGACGAAGGCGCCGGGGACGGGGACGGGGCTCGGTCTCGCCATCTGCTACGGCATCGTGCAGGATCACCGCGGACGCATCGAGGTGGACAGCGTGGTCGGGAAGGGGAGCACCTTCCGCGTCCTGCTGCCGACGATCGAATGGTGACGACGCCGACGCCGGCCGTGCCGGGCATCGCCGCGTCGGGGGCGCGCGCCGCGTTGACGCTGGCCGAGATGGAGCGGCAGCACATCGCGGCCGCGCTGGAGCGCACGGGCTGGCACCAGGGGCGCGCCGCCGAGGAGCTGGGCATCTCGGTGAAGACGCTCTACCGGAAGATCCGGGCATACGGGTTCCAGCGACCGGGAGCGCGCAACCGATGAAAGTGCTCGTCATCGAGGACGACAAGACCGTCGGCCAGTTCGTGAAGCGCGGGCTCGAGCAGCAGCGCTGGAGCGTGGACCTCGTCGCCGACGGCATCGAGGGCGAGCGCCTCGCGCGCACGCAGCCGTACGACGTGGTGGTGCTGGACATGCGGCTCCCCGGCAAGCAGGGGCTCGACATCCTGCGCGACCTGCGCGCCTTCGGCTTCGAGCGTCCCGTGCTCGTGCTCACGGCGCAGGACGCGGTGGACGCCAAGGTGACGACGCTGCGCGCCGGGGCCGACGACTACGTCACCAAGCCATTCGCCTTCGAGGAGCTGCTGGCGCGCGTGGAGGCGCTCGCGCGCCGGCCACGGGCGATTGCAACGCCGGTGCTGACGGTGGGCGACCTGACCCTCGATCTCGACACGCGGGAGGTCCGGCGTGGCGACCGGCTCGTCGACCTGACGCCCAAGGAATTCGTGGTGCTGGAGTACCTGATGCGCCACGCCGGCCGCGTGATGAGCCGCACGCTGATCACCGAGTACGCGTGGGGCTACCACTTCGATCCCGGCACCAACATCGTGGACGTGGTGATCAACCACCTGCGCAAGAAGATCGACGTGAAGTCCGAGAAGAAGCTGATCGCCACGGTGCGCGGCGTCGGCTACGTGATCAAGGGCT from Gemmatimonadaceae bacterium includes these protein-coding regions:
- a CDS encoding helix-turn-helix domain-containing protein gives rise to the protein MVTTPTPAVPGIAASGARAALTLAEMERQHIAAALERTGWHQGRAAEELGISVKTLYRKIRAYGFQRPGARNR
- a CDS encoding response regulator transcription factor, with the protein product MKVLVIEDDKTVGQFVKRGLEQQRWSVDLVADGIEGERLARTQPYDVVVLDMRLPGKQGLDILRDLRAFGFERPVLVLTAQDAVDAKVTTLRAGADDYVTKPFAFEELLARVEALARRPRAIATPVLTVGDLTLDLDTREVRRGDRLVDLTPKEFVVLEYLMRHAGRVMSRTLITEYAWGYHFDPGTNIVDVVINHLRKKIDVKSEKKLIATVRGVGYVIKG